CTgatcccttcctttctctcccacaGGACCCAGAACGACTCTGTTTCCTCTCCATGATGCTTCACCCCTTCCATGCCCTCTTGGAAAGCCTGGGAAGCCAAGGGGGCTGGACTAGCTCTGAGAAGATGCACCTGTGGACCATGAGGCTGGATCTCCGGGATTTGCAGCGGCATCTCCGCTTCCAGGTAGAGTACCCACCCACCTGCTCAACTCCCAGAGACCAACACACAAAATTGAAGCTCATTGGCTCCCTTTTAAAAACATCCCCTGCCCAAAGGTTGGGTAAGTTTGGAGGGAGATGCTCTagatcctctgtgtgtgtgtgtgtgtgtgtgtgtgtgtgtgtgtccgcgTCCCCGGCTCTGCTCCCTGAATCTCTGCCTTCCCATGGAGTCTTGGTCTGAACAGCTCTGAAGCACCCAGAACAGCTGCTGGCATCAGCAGGGCCTGCAACAAAGCTGGTTCccttctccttcagcctctgaTCACCAGCTCCTAAACATTTCCAAGGGAAACAGGCACTTTACtcttaaacaaatagaaaatgccagcagcataaaaaaaaacaaacaaaacaaaacaaaaaaacaacaaaaaactagcTATACCACTTTTCTGCCTGTTTTGTATCCTAAGACGACCCTGAAGAGAAGAACTTCTGGAATTCCAAATGCCCAGGGCCATCCTGGATGAGTGTACCAGCTCCATGAGCAGCATCTTACCCTGTGACTTCCATTTTCTCGAACCAAAAAAGCAGGCGGGGCCCCGTGAGATGATGACATAATGGAAGATCTAAAGTAGGGGCTGCCCAGGGAAATCATGATCTTGTGGTCTCTGATGTCATTCTGTACCATTGGGCACAGAAAGGAACAAGGGTTTGCTCCTGGCCTCCCCTTGACCATTGTCTGACCAGTGGGCCTCTCCTGGCAGGTGCTGGCGGCAGGACTCAGCCttcctgaggaggaggaggaggaggaggaggaggaggaggaggaggaggaggagcagcatgAGGAGAGGAAAGGGCTGCTCGCAGCGGCTCCGGGTGGCCCCTCCCAGACAGCAGTGCAGCCCTCCTGGCCTCAGCTCCTCTACACGTACCAGTTGCTGCACTCTTTGGAGCTCGCCTTGGCTCGGGCCGTGAGAGACTTGCTGTTACTCTCCCAAGCTGGAAACCCAGCCCCACCCGTGGGGCACTCCACATTTGGCTCCCAGCCCTGATGGAGCGACTTCTCAGCCCCATTCCTTCACCACCCTTCAGGACCTGGGGGCTGGAGTCTGGGCTGGCAGGACAGCCTGCATCCAGCTCATTTGCCTTAAACAAGGCAAGGCTCCACCGgcttcccaccccaacccctacTCAATAACTTAAGACACCTCCAGTCCCTGccagatatttatttcttggatatttatttattggttagGGAAACGAtggtttatttattgtttcagaGCCTGCTAGTTGTCCTCGGGCGAGACCACCTTGCGGGCTGCCTAATAAAGCACTCTCATCTTCCCTCCGAGTCAGCTTCTTTTCAGAGAAGGGGTACCTGACACCCAAAGGGCAAGGGCCTGGGATGGGGTCTATAGCCTCTGGCCACCCTGGACCCCTCTCTGATCCTAAGTTCTGGGAGCTCCTGGGCCTACCTTCCTCCAGTCTGGCTACTGGGCTGGTTGTTGCCATAGTAACCAGCAGAGTCACGAGTTTTTGAAAGCTCGA
This DNA window, taken from Canis lupus familiaris isolate Mischka breed German Shepherd chromosome 6, alternate assembly UU_Cfam_GSD_1.0, whole genome shotgun sequence, encodes the following:
- the IL27 gene encoding interleukin-27 subunit alpha isoform X2 yields the protein MGQMAGDLGWRLGLLLLSLLLARAGVWGFPRPPGRSPLSLQELRREFKVSLQLAKKLFSEVRIQAHHFAESQLPGVSLDLLPLGDQLPNVSLPFQAWHSLSDPERLCFLSMMLHPFHALLESLGSQGGWTSSEKMHLWTMRLDLRDLQRHLRFQVLAAGLSLPEEEEEEEEEEEEEEEEQHEERKGLLAAAPGGPSQTAVQPSWPQLLYTYQLLHSLELALARAVRDLLLLSQAGNPAPPVGHSTFGSQP
- the IL27 gene encoding interleukin-27 subunit alpha isoform X1, with the protein product MVCSLKKDTWLTELVGGSRSSSRSACKGLGLLLLSLLLARAGVWGFPRPPGRSPLSLQELRREFKVSLQLAKKLFSEVRIQAHHFAESQLPGVSLDLLPLGDQLPNVSLPFQAWHSLSDPERLCFLSMMLHPFHALLESLGSQGGWTSSEKMHLWTMRLDLRDLQRHLRFQVLAAGLSLPEEEEEEEEEEEEEEEEQHEERKGLLAAAPGGPSQTAVQPSWPQLLYTYQLLHSLELALARAVRDLLLLSQAGNPAPPVGHSTFGSQP